The nucleotide window TCGGCCGGGAATTCCTGTCACTCAAATGTTCCATCAAAGTGGTGCCCAATACAGCAGCCGCATTGGAACATATCCAGGAATATTCCTCCCGACACTCCGAAGCCATCATCTCCCGCGACCCGATCGTGAGCGAACAATTCCTCAACACCGTAGATGCCGCCGCCGTATATGTCAACGCCTCCACCCGTTTCACCGATGGTGGCGTATTTGGCCTGGGCGCCGAAATAGGCATCTCCACACAAAAACTTCACGCCAGAGGCCCGTTTGCGCTCGAAAAACTGGTAACGGAGAAATGGTTTGTATATGGCAGCGGCCAAACCAGACTGTGATTCATATGATGCCGCTGATTTTCCTGATGCGCGGAGATTAGTAGGAGGATAAAAATGAAACAGCCATTGATCAAGAGATCAATGGCTGTTTCACTTTTACCAAAAACATCAACGGATGTGTTAATCTCCTCTTCTATCTACGTCCATCAGGAACATCAGTAGTATCAGCATTCATCACAGTTATGGTTTGATGACTTTAATGGTCATCCTGTCATACAATCCATGTGTGATATCAATCAGATAGATACCTGCAGGCAAACCGGACAGGTTCTCCATCTGCAGTCTGTTCATTCCTTTTGTTACCTGGATTCTCTGTTCTTTCTTAACATGTCCGTCGAGACCATACAAACGTAAAGTACCAGGTCCTTCAAAGGTAGACTGGAAGCTGATATTGATCCTGTCTGAGAAAGGATTGGTAGCGATCAGAGAAGGTGTTTCCGTGTTCATCTTCTGCAATGTGGCTGTTCCTCCGCTTATCTTCACGGTATAATCTTCCACTTCTCCCTGGTAACTATCCACACCGCAGGGTTTTACATTGCTGCCATATCCCATTCTCACGCGCATCAGTGTAGCGCCGGTTTTAGCATTGGCCGGTACGGTGATCGTTTGTGTAAATGGACCAGTGCCGCGTTTAACAAATACTTTCTCCGTGGTATCATTCAGTTGTTTATCTCCATTCCAGTCTATCCAGGCGGCTACGGAAATATCAGGCCAGTATTCGATGCCGAGGTTGATCTGCAGCTGATAGGATTGTCCGGCAGTGACATTGGCGGATTGGGCGGTAAAGTCCCTGTAGCCGTCCCATTGTGAACTGTTGTCCAGGTTAGCCAGCCGTACCCTTGTGATGGTATTGTAATTCAGCGCGGTGCTGGCGGTACAGTAATCCTGTACATGCACAACGGAATCAGCCGGAGCTGTAACAGTATCTTTTTGTCCGGCTTTGATGCTGGCACCGGGTTGAGTATTGTAGGCATAATCCATTAAAGTATATGCGTCACCGTTAGCATTCACTTTAAAACGGAACCAGCCATAGTGTATTTCACCGTAAGTGGTAAACGAGAACCCTGCATAACCGGTTTGGCCTTTCCAGACGGTGTAGTTGGTTGTATTCAGGTTATGCTCATCCGGGAAATCACCGCCGACTCTAAAGTTGGATGCGTTACTGATGACGGTGCCTGGCGTCAGCAACGAAATATTTTTAGTAGTACCCTGACATACCATCGGTTTCCGATAGGTTTCAAACCGCAGTCTTCCGCTATCAGACCAAAGGCCAAAGGTAGCCTCCGCAATATTATCTACCCGGAATGGGAACCAGGTATTGGTACCATTAATGGTGTATAACGTATCATTTACATCTATGTATTTAATTCCGTACGGATCGCGGAAGCTGATGCCCAGCTGATTCTGGCTGCCGTCAACTGCCTGTTGAACAGTGAAGGCAGCGGGAAGAATATTAACCGTGATATTGGTGTTGTTGGCAGCAGCATGATTCGTTGCCTTACCAGTAAAGTACAGGCGCGCTGTGGTACCATCTATCGCCGCCAGCTGTACATTGAGGCCGGCAGGCACATTACTCACCGTATAATGTACATTGTTGGTAAAGTTACCGGAGTTGATGGCGAATGTGTTTCCAAGCAGGCTTAGTTTCAGTGTGTCCCCAATACTGCCGTCATTGGCAGCCCCCTCCCGGAACTGGGACCCTGACCATGAAAGGATAGGATTACCCGGATCTCCGGCTTTAATACCAGCATTCGGCGCCTGGTTCCAGGCATAATCCTTAATAGTGTAACTACTTCCATCCGCAGCCACACTAATGCGCATCCAGCCATAGCGGGGCTTTCCGGCCAATGTGAATTTAAGTCCTACAAAAGCGGTTTTCCCGGCCCACTTGGTATAAGTGCTGCTGTAAATATCATGTTCGTCCGGGAACTGGCCACCAGCCACGAAGTTGGAAGCATCACCAATGATGGTGTTGGCCACCAGCGGCGAGATATTACGGGAATTCCCTTCACATACAGCTGACTTCTGGTAGGTTTCTAACCGCAGTTTATTGTTGTCGTACCAACCTCCGAATGCGGCATCTCCCACATTATTAAAGGTAAAATACGTCCAGTTATTGGTACTGTTAACCAAAATATCCGGGATGTCGGCGTAAACGATTTTATAAGGATCGAG belongs to Chitinophaga sp. HK235 and includes:
- a CDS encoding M43 family zinc metalloprotease, with amino-acid sequence MLHLSRKIMMLLLCLVITMGAIAQNKVLAPLPDHCSASRAMQELYKKHPASLKAAASQEVNIRKFIANMKQQRLAQASAPTQYTIPVVFHVNDAANPYKVTMDQIRSAIDILNQDYNLLNADYSSIDPRFIGLAANLHITFRLADIDPQGNPTNGVTYHYNDLDGRSPDGSGAAVKSISYWPGEKYLNIWIVSEVEQKGVFNNSGWTYLPDDWVASNHLDGVVYNWRYLGAPGVGSSENGQPNMKRVLSHEVGHFLNLQHTFENGCDAPGDEVDDTPPTQSNFGGCNLNANWCGVVANTENYMDYSSCPKMFTIGQRDRMMAALNSNVAQRSNLWSAANLAATLLPDSMKRIVPAFNLFFESDANNGALPIVDTLKILGGGGFTMSSGNLVAGTHFTTQNVPAGLSVAIQVLNNTTALLSFTGQATQHAVTNNTDSVKVTFLNAAIQGGVATLYRTGLAFGIRYLDPYKIVYADIPDILVNSTNNWTYFTFNNVGDAAFGGWYDNNKLRLETYQKSAVCEGNSRNISPLVANTIIGDASNFVAGGQFPDEHDIYSSTYTKWAGKTAFVGLKFTLAGKPRYGWMRISVAADGSSYTIKDYAWNQAPNAGIKAGDPGNPILSWSGSQFREGAANDGSIGDTLKLSLLGNTFAINSGNFTNNVHYTVSNVPAGLNVQLAAIDGTTARLYFTGKATNHAAANNTNITVNILPAAFTVQQAVDGSQNQLGISFRDPYGIKYIDVNDTLYTINGTNTWFPFRVDNIAEATFGLWSDSGRLRFETYRKPMVCQGTTKNISLLTPGTVISNASNFRVGGDFPDEHNLNTTNYTVWKGQTGYAGFSFTTYGEIHYGWFRFKVNANGDAYTLMDYAYNTQPGASIKAGQKDTVTAPADSVVHVQDYCTASTALNYNTITRVRLANLDNSSQWDGYRDFTAQSANVTAGQSYQLQINLGIEYWPDISVAAWIDWNGDKQLNDTTEKVFVKRGTGPFTQTITVPANAKTGATLMRVRMGYGSNVKPCGVDSYQGEVEDYTVKISGGTATLQKMNTETPSLIATNPFSDRINISFQSTFEGPGTLRLYGLDGHVKKEQRIQVTKGMNRLQMENLSGLPAGIYLIDITHGLYDRMTIKVIKP